The following proteins are co-located in the Manihot esculenta cultivar AM560-2 chromosome 7, M.esculenta_v8, whole genome shotgun sequence genome:
- the LOC122723974 gene encoding acyl-CoA--sterol O-acyltransferase 1-like, whose translation MEGELYNFFKVWLSVLASLIYCHAIGRIVPKGSARFFCLLPILCLFLLLPLNLSSIPFRGMTAFFIAWLANFKLFLYAFGKGPLSSSDNNPSISFGRFLLVACFPIKIKRESHPNGEDKQNPAPSKVHKSIPNYAVKGLLLAMVVRVYNYREFIHPNVILLLYFLHIYFFLELILAMVGAMARALLGLELEPQFNEPYLSTSLQDFWGRRWNLMVTSILRPTAYEPFLRTSAPIIGRRWAPIPAIFGTFVVSAVMHELMFYYVCLEKPTWDITWFFLLHGVCSMVEVTFKKAVAGKWSLPRLISTPLTVGFLLVSGCWLFFPQFLRCKVDVRVLEEYSAVSAFLKNADRAFSYLNRSSNWSIVNTIKD comes from the coding sequence ATGGAAGGAGAACTGTACAATTTCTTCAAGGTATGGCTCTCAGTTTTGGCATCTCTGATCTATTGCCACGCCATTGGCAGGATAGTCCCAAAAGGATCTGCACGATTCTTTTGCTTACTACCAATTCTATGcctgtttcttcttcttcctctcaaCCTCTCTTCTATTCCTTTTAGAGGTATGACAGCTTTCTTCATCGCTTGGCTTGCAAACTTCAAGCTCTTCCTTTATGCTTTTGGTAAAGGCCCTTTGTCTTCCTCCGACAACAACCCATCAATCTCTTTTGGTCGTTTCCTGCTCGTTGCTTGTTTTCCCATCAAAATCAAAAGAGAATCTCATCCAAATGGTGAAGATAAACAAAACCCAGCTCCTAGCAAGGTCCATAAATCTATACCGAATTATGCAGTGAAGGGCTTGCTTTTGGCTATGGTGGTTCGTGTTTATAACTATAGGGAGTTTATACATCCTAATGTAATCTTGCTCCTATATTTTCTTCACATATACTTTTTCCTTGAATTAATCTTAGCTATGGTGGGGGCCATGGCTCGAGCCTTGTTAGGACTCGAGCTTGAGCCACAGTTCAATGAGCCATACCTTTCAACTTCGCTTCAAGACTTCTGGGGTAGAAGATGGAACCTCATGGTCACCAGTATCCTCCGGCCCACCGCATATGAACCCTTTCTCAGAACTTCGGCTCCAATCATTGGCCGAAGATGGGCTCCAATCCCTGCAATCTTCGGCACCTTTGTCGTGTCGGCTGTTATGCACGAGCTCATGTTCTACTATGTGTGCCTCGAGAAGCCAACGTGGGATATCACCTGGTTCTTTCTGCTCCATGGAGTGTGTTCGATGGTGGAGGTTACCTTCAAGAAGGCGGTTGCTGGGAAGTGGAGCTTGCCGAGGTTGATATCAACTCCTTTGACGGTTGGGTTTTTGCTGGTGAGCGGTTGTTGGCTCTTCTTTCCACAATTTCTCAGGTGTAAAGTTGATGTTCGAGTGCTTGAAGAGTATTCGGCTGTAAGCGCGTTTCTAAAGAATGCTGATCGTGCTTTTAGTTATTTGAACAGATCTAGTAATTGGTCAATAGTCAATACCATAAAagattga
- the LOC122723943 gene encoding acyl-CoA--sterol O-acyltransferase 1-like, producing the protein MEELYNFFKVWLSVLASLIYCYAIGTMVPKGSARFFCLLPILCLFLLLPLNLSSIHFRGMTAFFIAWLANFKLLLYAFGKGPLSSSYDNNPSISFSRFLPVACFPIKIKRESHPNGDEQNPVRTKVQKSMTNYAVKGLLLAMVVRVYNYREFIHPNVILLLYFLHMYFFLELILAMVGVMARALLGLELEPQFNEPYLSTSLQDFWGRRWNLMVTSILRPTAYEPFLRISASVIGRRWAPIPAIFGTFVVSAVMHELMFYYVCLEKPTWEITWFFLLHGVCLMVEVALKKAVAGKWSLSRLTSTPLTVGFLLATGLWLFFPQLLRCKVDVRAFEEYSALSAFLKNVGRASSSMFGSFNRSINWSIVNTIKS; encoded by the coding sequence ATGGAAGAACTGTACAATTTCTTTAAGGTATGGCTCTCAGTTTTGGCATCTCTGATTTATTGCTATGCAATTGGCACGATGGTCCCAAAAGGTTCTGCACGATTCTTTTGCTTACTACCAATTCTATGCCTATTTCTTCTTCTACCTCTCAACCTCTCCTCTATTCATTTTAGAGGTATGACAGCTTTCTTCATTGCTTGGCTTGCAAATTTCAAGCTCTTACTTTATGCTTTTGGTAAAGGCCCTTTGTCTTCTTCCTACGACAACAACCCATCAATCTCTTTCAGTCGTTTCTTGCCCGTTGCTTGTTTTCCCATCAAAATCAAAAGAGAATCTCATCCAAATGGTGATGAACAAAATCCAGTTCGTACAAAGGTCCAGAAATCTATGACAAATTATGCAGTGAAGGGCTTGCTTTTGGCTATGGTGGTTCGTGTTTATAACTATAGGGAGTTTATACATCCTAATGTAATCTTGCTCCTATATTTTCTTCATATGTACTTTTTCCTTGAATTAATCTTAGCTATGGTGGGGGTCATGGCTCGAGCCTTGTTAGGACTCGAGCTTGAGCCACAGTTCAACGAGCCATACCTCTCAACTTCGCTTCAAGACTTTTGGGGTAGAAGATGGAACCTCATGGTCACCAGTATCCTCCGGCCCACCGCATATGAACCTTTTCTCAGAATATCGGCTTCAGTCATTGGCCGAAGGTGGGCTCCAATCCCCGCAATCTTCGGCACCTTTGTCGTGTCAGCTGTTATGCACGAGCTCATGTTCTACTATGTGTGCCTCGAGAAGCCAACGTGGGAAATCACCTGGTTCTTTCTGCTCCATGGAGTGTGTTTGATGGTAGAGGTTGCCTTGAAGAAGGCGGTAGCCGGCAAGTGGAGCTTGTCGAGGTTGACATCAACTCCTTTGACGGTTGGGTTTTTGCTGGCGACTGGTCTTTGGCTCTTCTTTCCACAGCTTCTCAGGTGTAAAGTTGACGTTAGAGCGTTTGAAGAGTACTCGGCTTTAAGCGCGTTTCTGAAGAATGTTGGTCGTGCTTCTAGTTCTATGTTTGGATCTTTCAACAGATCTATCAATTGGTCAATAGTGAATACCATAAAATCATAG